A single Paenibacillus sp. FSL R5-0517 DNA region contains:
- a CDS encoding carbohydrate ABC transporter permease, producing MNSRLYNSPAGKVFDIFNYAMLGILGILTVLPFLYIIGNSFATEAEITERSFFLIPKVFSFSAYEYIFSSSTIFRSIGVSIFITVAGTLVNLFFTLTMAYPLSRSDFWGRNVMMNMVIFSMLFGGGMIPTYLVIRGLGLLDSYWALMLPGAISAFNLIVVKNFFQQMPPGLEEAARIDGCSDLGVLWRIVLPLSKPVIATFALFYAVGHWNNFFSALLYISDSDKWPLQVMLRQIVLLSQASVGDMANMDPNFVQPPEQSIKMAVIVVGTIPILLVYPFLQKHFAKGVMLGSIKG from the coding sequence ATGAACAGCCGTCTATACAACAGCCCTGCCGGCAAGGTATTTGATATCTTCAATTACGCCATGCTGGGGATTCTGGGCATATTAACTGTCCTTCCTTTCCTGTATATTATAGGGAATTCCTTCGCAACGGAAGCCGAGATCACCGAACGGAGTTTTTTCCTTATTCCGAAGGTGTTTTCTTTCAGTGCATATGAGTATATTTTCTCTTCTTCCACGATCTTTCGCAGCATTGGCGTTTCCATCTTCATCACAGTGGCAGGTACACTGGTGAATCTGTTCTTCACCCTGACGATGGCCTATCCCCTATCCAGAAGTGACTTCTGGGGCCGTAACGTCATGATGAACATGGTGATCTTCTCCATGTTATTCGGCGGTGGCATGATCCCAACGTATCTCGTCATTCGTGGACTGGGACTGCTCGATTCTTACTGGGCCCTTATGCTTCCTGGCGCGATCAGCGCTTTTAACTTAATAGTAGTCAAAAATTTTTTTCAGCAAATGCCGCCCGGGCTGGAGGAAGCGGCCCGCATCGACGGCTGTTCGGATCTCGGCGTGCTGTGGCGAATCGTACTGCCTTTATCGAAGCCGGTCATTGCCACGTTTGCCTTGTTTTACGCCGTGGGACATTGGAACAACTTTTTCTCGGCACTTCTGTACATTTCCGACAGTGACAAATGGCCGCTGCAGGTCATGCTGAGACAGATCGTATTGCTCTCGCAAGCCAGTGTCGGAGATATGGCAAACATGGACCCTAATTTTGTCCAGCCACCAGAGCAGTCGATCAAAATGGCGGTAATCGTTGTAGGTACGATTCCAATTTTGCTGGTGTATCCGTTTTTGCAGAAGCATTTTGCCAAAGGTGTCATGTTAGGTTCAATCAAAGGCTAA
- a CDS encoding sugar ABC transporter permease yields MATRPMRRESNWKRQIQRNKWLYVLVLPGFLYFVIFKYLPMWGIIIAFQDYQPFLGIRESNWVGLENFTNFFSNPDFFRLLRNTLVLALYDLIFFFPAPIIIALLLNEIRVAFFKRTIQTLVYVPHFVSMVIIASITYVFLTPQGGVLYDLIAWITGKPIDVLSSPGSFRPLIIVQMMWKEMGWGTIIFLAALAGVDTEQYEASIVDGAGRLRRMWHITLPAIRTTIVILLILRLGNFLDTGFEQIYLMTNSLNRDVADVFDTYVYTVGITQGAFSYSTAVGLFKSVVGIILVLGSNKLAKKFGHPGIY; encoded by the coding sequence ATGGCAACAAGGCCCATGAGACGAGAGTCGAACTGGAAAAGGCAGATCCAACGAAACAAATGGTTATATGTGCTTGTGCTTCCCGGCTTTTTGTACTTTGTCATCTTTAAATACTTGCCCATGTGGGGAATCATTATTGCTTTTCAGGACTACCAGCCTTTTCTGGGCATCCGGGAGAGCAACTGGGTGGGGCTGGAGAACTTTACGAACTTTTTCTCCAACCCGGACTTCTTCCGACTATTACGCAATACGCTGGTCCTTGCGCTGTATGATCTGATCTTCTTTTTCCCGGCACCCATCATTATCGCTTTGTTATTAAATGAAATTCGGGTTGCATTCTTCAAAAGAACCATTCAAACGCTGGTCTATGTACCCCACTTTGTATCCATGGTGATTATCGCGAGTATCACGTACGTGTTTCTGACCCCGCAGGGCGGAGTGTTATATGATCTGATCGCCTGGATTACAGGCAAACCTATTGATGTGCTCTCCAGTCCGGGTTCGTTCCGGCCGCTCATTATTGTTCAGATGATGTGGAAGGAGATGGGCTGGGGCACAATTATCTTCCTGGCGGCCCTCGCAGGTGTGGATACGGAACAGTATGAAGCCTCCATTGTGGATGGAGCAGGACGATTGCGGCGAATGTGGCATATTACGCTTCCCGCGATTCGTACGACCATAGTCATCTTGCTCATTCTCAGACTGGGGAATTTTCTGGATACCGGATTTGAGCAGATCTATCTGATGACCAATTCCCTCAACCGGGATGTCGCAGACGTATTTGATACGTATGTGTACACGGTGGGGATTACGCAAGGGGCATTCAGTTACAGTACCGCTGTTGGACTATTCAAGTCTGTGGTGGGCATCATTCTGGTGCTTGGCAGTAATAAACTTGCGAAAAAATTCGGTCACCCCGGAATTTATTAA
- a CDS encoding CD3324 family protein yields MKYSKAESIFPEELLRIIQEYVQGELVYIPKPKEAHLKWGEKTNSKSRVSARNAEIKSLFHNGVSIEELAGRYFLSCESIKKIVYTKN; encoded by the coding sequence GTGAAATATTCAAAAGCCGAGTCAATTTTTCCGGAAGAATTGCTACGTATCATTCAAGAATACGTTCAAGGGGAATTGGTTTATATCCCCAAACCCAAAGAGGCACATTTAAAATGGGGCGAGAAAACGAACAGCAAGAGTAGAGTCTCTGCTCGAAACGCTGAGATTAAATCTTTATTCCACAATGGAGTCAGCATAGAGGAGTTGGCGGGGCGATATTTCTTGTCCTGCGAAAGCATAAAGAAAATTGTCTATACAAAGAACTAA
- a CDS encoding polysaccharide deacetylase family protein, whose translation MGHRIQFDRYPGGVMKALTLSYDDGVVHDRRLVEICNRYGLRGTFNLNSGTLGNPGRIEAGEVAELYAGHEVAVHTVTHPTLPYVPNELLTEEIIEDRKALEKLVGYPVRGMAYPNGGYDRALSTKLAWLGIDYARTVESHSKYTLPDRPLEWHPTCHHNHDLAGHAERFIQHSKTGTPLLLYVWGHSYEFNDNDNWEIIEQFGEKIGRRNDIWYATNIEVIAYWKAVQRLECSADRSIIHNPSAIPVWFTADQQVVEVQGGETLRLSERIKV comes from the coding sequence ATGGGACATCGTATTCAGTTTGACCGCTATCCAGGTGGTGTGATGAAAGCGTTAACGCTAAGTTATGACGACGGAGTGGTGCATGATCGCAGACTGGTGGAGATCTGTAATCGGTATGGTCTACGGGGAACCTTTAATCTGAACTCCGGTACCCTGGGTAATCCAGGACGTATTGAGGCGGGGGAAGTTGCTGAACTGTATGCGGGTCATGAAGTGGCCGTTCACACGGTTACTCACCCTACGCTGCCTTATGTTCCGAATGAACTATTGACCGAAGAGATTATCGAGGACCGAAAAGCGTTGGAGAAGCTCGTCGGTTATCCGGTTCGAGGCATGGCTTATCCCAATGGAGGATACGACCGTGCGTTAAGCACAAAGCTTGCGTGGCTCGGCATCGACTATGCTCGTACCGTTGAATCTCATAGCAAATACACACTGCCAGACCGGCCGCTTGAATGGCATCCGACCTGTCATCATAACCATGATCTGGCGGGGCATGCTGAACGTTTTATCCAACATTCCAAAACAGGTACACCACTATTACTCTACGTCTGGGGCCACAGTTATGAGTTCAATGATAACGACAACTGGGAGATCATCGAACAGTTTGGTGAGAAGATTGGTCGCAGGAACGACATCTGGTACGCCACGAACATCGAAGTGATTGCCTATTGGAAAGCGGTGCAACGACTGGAGTGTTCAGCCGATCGATCCATCATTCATAATCCGTCTGCCATCCCGGTTTGGTTCACGGCAGATCAGCAGGTAGTTGAAGTGCAGGGTGGGGAGACATTGCGGCTAAGCGAACGAATCAAGGTATAA
- a CDS encoding glycoside hydrolase family 88 protein, translated as MYDSIPDILTTVAQRYIGDHPQQSFLFRAYHQGGFRRLGDYRYDLNLNEKCAEARTGQYVYVWGKLWSEQNATLNTGLNCYSPVTIYVNGEEVFKSELLQELFPKRRTQIPISVSYGWNDVLLCFVKTEVGFGGVYGTASFKNFPLHFLTPGTDRQGQEGWLYSEPVDEPVLSLPRDGMAEEETGLTWYPRRNWTGEEQSKGSFARIYGMEQPAVAYAWTRLDVTLPRSTPIILKGNHDGALTLYVDGKEIYSAGSSAKLHVELPRRYGSWDLVVKGEIQEQGGSWGFRLEDDVSSDSTGWRLKSPHPVAGCSDPWLYTGVFAPGAEPSHAEIVRTDTVYDNGAQGVYWRVDLPDTHVRPYLENTHYGKWNYPLGVTLLGLLRTGQELGRDDYIQYVRQHIELSTSFDRYGLWDREAYGAAGINNQLSAIDSLDDCGSFGSTLLAAMELGDIRGGRDTADRIAGYITDEQERLEDGAFYRVRGSGEMRQETMWCDDLYMSTPFLMRYGQLTGDRAYWDDAINQFLMFRKYLYLPEQQIMSHVYDFVRGRATGIPWGRGNGWVLFSLTELLTILPHDHAKRPELLRFYRDLSQGYLALQGENGLWHQVLNRPDSYEETSCTSMFIYAYARGIREGWLEQPEPYLEAVRKGWEGMTRLSIDYKGNVYGVCRGSGYSFTALYYRDDLGWNLNDTHGIGIVLLAGIEAHKMNQQLRQRHLSEA; from the coding sequence GTGTACGATTCAATTCCGGATATATTGACCACGGTGGCTCAGCGTTATATTGGCGATCACCCGCAACAATCCTTTTTGTTCAGAGCTTATCATCAGGGAGGTTTTCGCAGACTGGGGGATTATCGCTACGACCTGAATCTGAATGAGAAATGTGCAGAGGCGCGTACAGGGCAGTACGTGTATGTATGGGGCAAGTTATGGAGCGAGCAGAATGCAACGTTAAATACAGGCCTGAACTGTTATAGTCCAGTGACGATTTATGTGAACGGCGAAGAGGTATTCAAGTCCGAGTTGTTACAGGAATTATTTCCCAAGCGAAGAACCCAGATTCCGATCTCCGTGAGCTATGGGTGGAATGATGTGTTGCTTTGTTTTGTCAAAACAGAAGTGGGATTCGGCGGTGTCTACGGAACAGCCTCATTCAAAAATTTTCCGCTGCATTTCCTTACTCCTGGGACAGATCGTCAGGGTCAGGAAGGCTGGTTATATTCAGAACCTGTCGATGAACCTGTACTATCTCTTCCTCGTGATGGCATGGCGGAAGAAGAAACAGGTCTTACCTGGTATCCACGTAGGAACTGGACAGGGGAGGAACAGAGCAAGGGTTCATTTGCACGCATCTATGGTATGGAACAGCCTGCTGTGGCCTATGCTTGGACGAGGCTGGATGTAACCTTACCAAGATCAACGCCAATTATTTTAAAAGGCAATCATGATGGTGCTTTGACTCTGTATGTGGATGGCAAGGAAATATACTCTGCTGGAAGCAGTGCTAAATTGCACGTTGAACTCCCGCGCCGTTACGGTTCTTGGGATCTAGTCGTGAAAGGTGAAATCCAGGAACAAGGTGGCTCATGGGGATTCAGGTTGGAAGATGACGTAAGTTCGGATTCCACAGGCTGGAGACTAAAATCACCTCATCCGGTTGCGGGGTGCTCTGACCCCTGGCTGTACACAGGTGTGTTTGCTCCTGGCGCTGAACCATCCCATGCCGAAATCGTGCGAACTGATACCGTGTATGATAATGGGGCACAAGGTGTCTATTGGCGGGTAGATCTTCCCGATACCCATGTTCGTCCTTACCTGGAGAACACACATTACGGAAAGTGGAATTATCCGCTTGGTGTTACTTTGCTTGGACTGCTCCGGACAGGACAGGAATTGGGACGGGACGATTACATTCAGTATGTTCGGCAACATATTGAACTGAGCACTTCATTTGACCGCTATGGTCTGTGGGATCGGGAAGCATACGGTGCGGCAGGGATCAATAATCAACTGTCTGCCATCGACAGTCTGGATGATTGCGGTTCGTTTGGGTCCACGCTGCTTGCTGCGATGGAGTTGGGCGATATTCGTGGTGGAAGAGATACCGCGGATCGGATTGCGGGTTACATAACGGATGAGCAGGAACGTCTGGAGGATGGCGCCTTTTACCGGGTTCGCGGCAGCGGGGAGATGCGTCAGGAGACGATGTGGTGTGATGACTTGTATATGAGTACACCATTTCTGATGCGTTATGGTCAGTTGACAGGAGATAGGGCGTACTGGGATGATGCGATCAATCAATTCCTGATGTTCCGCAAATACCTATACCTTCCCGAACAACAGATCATGTCCCATGTGTATGATTTTGTGCGTGGTCGGGCAACAGGTATTCCATGGGGACGCGGGAACGGGTGGGTGCTCTTTTCATTGACCGAACTGTTAACGATCTTGCCACATGATCATGCGAAGCGGCCGGAACTGTTACGTTTCTATCGTGATCTAAGTCAAGGGTATCTGGCGCTGCAAGGGGAAAATGGACTTTGGCATCAGGTGCTGAATCGCCCGGATTCCTATGAAGAAACCTCCTGCACATCCATGTTCATCTACGCTTATGCCCGTGGTATTCGCGAAGGCTGGCTGGAACAGCCAGAGCCTTATCTGGAGGCGGTACGCAAAGGATGGGAGGGAATGACGCGCTTGTCAATTGACTATAAGGGCAATGTATATGGGGTATGCCGGGGTTCCGGGTACTCGTTTACTGCCTTGTATTATCGCGATGACCTGGGGTGGAATCTGAACGACACCCATGGGATTGGCATTGTGCTCTTGGCAGGTATTGAAGCACATAAGATGAACCAGCAGCTCCGTCAGAGGCATCTATCTGAGGCTTAA
- a CDS encoding glycosyl hydrolase: MWNGDAFSNPEAQYRVHPFWFWNGDMEEEQMKRQVAEMAVQGVGGFFICPRQGLQIPYLSEAWFDKVRIAVEAAAAHGMQVWLYDEYPYPSGMAGGEVTLDFPEAKQRQLIHHQLMVQGGEAVNLELPWGRVLVAKAIPKDAQGKRLWHEFIDLRNKIGNIQTDQVYQETGLTSYNRKRFFTYQTAFRLLWDVPEGDWELIIFQEMEIDDFKYYGNFVDPCHKEAMSRFIELTHERYKAAVGDQFESVIKGMFSDEIAPLGRIPWSQQLPCYFSERCGYSLIDSLPALLYADVPDAYRIRYDYYQSLHLLLRESYHKQVHDWCEEAGINYAAEVPGVRMTTQLFSHMPGGDSAHEKIGRSLSWILERYGQKMRDNPKMVSSLARQLGRSRNLIECFHSVGWSMTLQDAKWMIDRMAAMGTNFYNFHAFFYTIGGLAKHDAPPSQFLQNPYWKHFRQLGDYTGRLSYLMSTGAADIRIAVLDPTTTFWSLMGNPLHGFEYSGEDEAERVQLNRLTKDWMRITTHLLENRRDYDHLDPELLAEADLTDGIIQIGVARYDVLILPPMLNLEVAAWEQVKRFVQQGGTTISVGMPPHIAIQPGSPEGDEAAQFFGAGEQPQEVYWGRSVTTDHDNRETMWHQGEGNAYFLPAGTGQGDDFSLELISLLLDQVLPEPICWIMEEESASLLMHTRQLSAGEHMIFLTNQEGQELKGQLKLVARQLWDGAELIDGACLVAERLDLETGQLQALPYTSSGGEWCISLTLAPYEAHVVRLTLQPVKVETGPTKVDVTDPINSTFQTDVSAEVKQATKISIPAEGPWRLETVQPNILRMGQFHLQASNANGVILESQHVAVKPFIDQAAELSKQQHLPVQFNQVFGTPKKASVAYPIECRYTTTFELRTALSACLLFMDRAAISGTWSMEINGHLLEKEQFDPIEITDYNNIACDITELLHSGLNEMTVIVQVTKDEDGLVDPLYLQGRFGVEFHHEGMTSLVRESDTALRIGPEPQPLYPYFAGEMSYKRTFWLDEPGEDVASFELEFSDWRVQDVTEVRVNGQSLGVRCWSPYRWKGDTSWLRPGANDIEVRITNTLIGLLEGTYFDSEHHQLQDAGHVPVEELG, from the coding sequence ATGTGGAACGGGGATGCATTTAGTAATCCCGAGGCGCAGTACCGGGTTCATCCCTTTTGGTTCTGGAACGGGGATATGGAAGAAGAACAGATGAAGCGGCAGGTGGCTGAGATGGCCGTGCAAGGCGTGGGTGGATTCTTTATCTGTCCACGTCAAGGACTGCAAATTCCCTATCTCTCCGAAGCGTGGTTTGATAAGGTGCGGATTGCAGTGGAAGCGGCGGCCGCTCACGGCATGCAGGTATGGTTATATGACGAGTATCCTTATCCGAGTGGAATGGCTGGCGGGGAAGTGACTCTTGATTTTCCTGAAGCCAAGCAGCGTCAGCTCATCCATCATCAACTGATGGTTCAGGGCGGAGAAGCTGTGAATCTGGAGCTGCCATGGGGACGAGTCTTGGTTGCCAAGGCAATTCCCAAGGATGCACAGGGCAAACGGTTGTGGCATGAATTCATTGACTTGCGAAATAAAATTGGCAATATCCAGACGGACCAGGTGTATCAGGAGACCGGACTCACCTCGTATAACCGGAAGAGGTTCTTCACCTACCAAACAGCGTTTCGATTGTTGTGGGATGTGCCCGAGGGTGATTGGGAGTTGATTATATTTCAAGAGATGGAGATCGATGATTTCAAATATTACGGCAACTTTGTTGATCCTTGCCATAAGGAAGCGATGAGTCGTTTTATTGAACTGACACATGAGCGTTATAAGGCAGCGGTTGGAGATCAATTTGAGAGCGTAATCAAAGGCATGTTCTCGGATGAGATCGCACCGCTGGGCCGTATCCCCTGGTCCCAACAGCTTCCCTGTTATTTCAGTGAGCGTTGTGGTTATAGTCTGATCGATTCGCTACCGGCCCTGTTATATGCTGATGTTCCGGACGCGTACCGGATTCGGTATGACTACTATCAGTCCCTGCATCTGCTTCTCAGGGAGTCCTATCACAAACAGGTGCATGATTGGTGTGAGGAAGCAGGAATCAATTACGCGGCTGAGGTACCTGGCGTACGGATGACCACCCAGTTGTTCAGCCATATGCCAGGCGGTGATTCAGCACATGAGAAAATCGGACGATCCTTATCGTGGATTCTGGAACGATATGGCCAAAAGATGCGTGACAATCCCAAGATGGTCAGTTCGCTTGCCAGACAACTGGGCCGAAGCCGCAATCTGATTGAATGTTTCCACAGTGTAGGCTGGTCCATGACGCTACAGGATGCCAAGTGGATGATTGACCGCATGGCCGCCATGGGCACCAATTTCTATAATTTTCACGCCTTTTTTTATACAATCGGTGGGCTTGCGAAGCATGATGCACCGCCGTCTCAATTTTTGCAAAATCCCTACTGGAAGCATTTCCGGCAGTTGGGGGATTACACCGGACGGTTGAGCTATCTCATGAGCACCGGAGCAGCAGACATTCGTATTGCTGTACTTGACCCAACGACGACATTCTGGAGTCTGATGGGCAATCCGCTGCATGGATTCGAGTATAGCGGCGAAGACGAAGCAGAACGGGTGCAATTGAATCGTCTGACGAAGGACTGGATGCGGATCACGACACATCTGCTCGAGAACAGACGTGACTATGACCACCTTGATCCCGAATTGTTGGCTGAAGCTGACTTAACGGATGGCATCATTCAGATTGGCGTTGCCCGTTATGACGTATTGATTCTGCCACCGATGCTGAATCTGGAGGTCGCGGCCTGGGAACAGGTGAAGCGATTTGTTCAGCAGGGAGGGACCACCATTTCTGTTGGGATGCCTCCGCATATTGCTATCCAGCCGGGAAGTCCGGAGGGAGATGAAGCTGCCCAGTTCTTTGGTGCGGGCGAGCAGCCGCAAGAGGTGTACTGGGGCCGTAGCGTGACAACCGATCACGATAACCGTGAAACCATGTGGCATCAAGGTGAGGGGAATGCCTATTTTCTACCCGCAGGAACAGGGCAGGGAGATGACTTTTCGCTGGAGCTAATCTCTCTCCTGCTCGATCAGGTATTGCCTGAACCCATCTGCTGGATCATGGAGGAGGAAAGTGCCTCTCTGCTGATGCACACCCGTCAATTGTCGGCTGGGGAGCATATGATTTTCTTGACTAATCAGGAGGGTCAGGAGTTGAAGGGGCAATTGAAGTTGGTTGCCCGACAGCTGTGGGATGGAGCGGAGCTGATAGATGGTGCTTGTCTGGTGGCAGAACGACTTGATCTGGAGACGGGACAGCTTCAGGCATTGCCGTATACGAGCAGTGGCGGGGAATGGTGCATTTCACTAACGCTGGCGCCTTACGAAGCGCATGTTGTACGCCTTACTTTACAACCAGTGAAGGTAGAGACGGGACCAACGAAGGTGGATGTCACAGACCCAATAAATTCGACATTCCAAACGGATGTTTCAGCAGAAGTGAAGCAAGCCACTAAGATCAGTATTCCTGCGGAGGGACCATGGCGACTGGAAACGGTGCAGCCTAACATCCTGCGAATGGGACAATTCCATCTTCAGGCTTCCAATGCTAATGGTGTGATTCTGGAAAGCCAGCATGTAGCTGTAAAACCGTTTATTGATCAGGCGGCAGAATTATCGAAGCAGCAGCATCTGCCAGTCCAGTTTAATCAGGTATTTGGCACACCGAAAAAGGCATCCGTTGCTTACCCGATCGAGTGCCGTTATACGACCACATTTGAGCTGAGAACGGCATTGTCTGCATGCCTTTTATTCATGGACAGAGCGGCGATCTCGGGCACTTGGTCGATGGAGATTAATGGGCATCTGCTTGAAAAGGAACAATTCGATCCAATTGAAATAACCGACTACAATAATATCGCTTGTGATATTACAGAGCTGCTGCACAGCGGTCTTAACGAAATGACAGTGATTGTGCAGGTAACGAAAGATGAGGATGGCCTCGTGGATCCCCTGTATCTACAGGGAAGATTCGGCGTGGAGTTCCATCATGAAGGCATGACCTCGCTTGTACGGGAGTCGGACACGGCCCTTCGTATCGGACCTGAACCGCAGCCGCTGTATCCCTATTTTGCCGGGGAAATGAGTTATAAACGCACGTTCTGGCTGGATGAGCCAGGGGAAGATGTTGCCTCATTTGAACTGGAATTCAGCGATTGGCGGGTGCAGGATGTAACGGAAGTGCGGGTGAACGGACAAAGTCTGGGTGTACGTTGCTGGTCTCCGTATCGCTGGAAGGGAGATACCTCATGGTTGCGTCCTGGGGCGAACGACATTGAGGTGAGGATTACCAACACGTTGATTGGTCTGCTGGAAGGTACCTATTTTGATTCAGAACATCATCAATTACAGGATGCAGGTCATGTACCTGTTGAAGAATTAGGATAA
- a CDS encoding extracellular solute-binding protein, whose amino-acid sequence MGQKTGFKKGALLLSASLVLSTILGACSTDKADSGTAAGGTDQLTIMLPNFEAENPPDNSPVIQKLEELTKVDVNLQWVPSSSYEDKFNITLASGKLPQIMVVLGKSPSFINAARTGAFWELGPYLKDYPNLSQMNEIITNNASIDGKTYGIYRARPLGRNGVTIRKDWLENLGLEEPKTIDEFYNVLKAFTKDDPDGNGKDDTYGLVASKFTGPWDNMQVWFGAPNKWGDDGNGGLIPAHETPEYMEALKFFRQIYSEGLVNKDFAVMDATKLPDPFVNGQAGVMVDVADNAQRMDQKILDKDPNATGRVDVLQAMEGPKGLRDMPTSGYSGMIAISKGSVKTEEELKKVLRFLDQLNEPELQALLGNGLEGKQYEKKENYIIPSTDKLALRDLQGLNQILMFVPEDKTLRVQQTPVREKVAQVQKANEEIVIANPGEPLISDVYAQKGPQLDNIINDARIKYIVGQIDEKGFEDAVTLWKNNGGDDYVKEVNELYAALK is encoded by the coding sequence ATGGGACAAAAAACTGGATTCAAAAAAGGTGCACTGCTGCTCTCAGCGTCATTGGTACTTAGTACAATTCTGGGCGCATGCTCCACGGACAAAGCAGATTCAGGAACCGCTGCGGGTGGCACCGATCAGCTCACGATTATGCTGCCGAACTTTGAAGCGGAGAATCCGCCGGACAACAGCCCTGTGATTCAGAAGCTGGAGGAATTGACCAAGGTTGATGTCAATCTGCAATGGGTGCCCAGCAGTTCCTATGAGGACAAATTCAATATCACACTGGCTTCGGGCAAACTTCCGCAAATTATGGTCGTATTGGGGAAATCCCCAAGCTTTATCAATGCAGCCCGGACAGGGGCATTCTGGGAACTGGGTCCTTATCTGAAGGACTATCCAAATCTGAGCCAGATGAATGAAATCATCACCAACAATGCCTCTATCGATGGCAAAACGTATGGGATATATCGGGCTCGCCCTCTGGGACGTAATGGGGTGACTATCCGTAAGGACTGGCTGGAGAATCTGGGGCTGGAAGAGCCGAAGACGATTGATGAATTTTACAATGTATTGAAAGCGTTCACGAAGGATGACCCGGACGGTAACGGAAAGGATGATACGTACGGTCTGGTAGCCAGCAAGTTCACGGGCCCATGGGATAATATGCAGGTATGGTTCGGTGCCCCCAACAAATGGGGAGATGATGGCAACGGGGGGCTAATCCCTGCGCATGAGACACCAGAATACATGGAAGCCCTGAAATTTTTTCGTCAGATCTACAGCGAGGGTCTGGTGAACAAGGACTTTGCCGTGATGGATGCAACGAAACTGCCTGATCCATTTGTGAATGGGCAAGCGGGTGTCATGGTGGATGTAGCAGATAATGCCCAGCGCATGGACCAGAAGATACTGGATAAAGATCCGAATGCGACAGGACGTGTCGATGTGCTGCAAGCCATGGAAGGTCCGAAGGGGCTGCGTGATATGCCAACGTCCGGATATTCCGGAATGATTGCCATCTCCAAAGGCAGTGTCAAAACGGAAGAGGAACTGAAGAAGGTACTGCGCTTCCTGGACCAACTCAATGAACCAGAATTGCAGGCGCTGCTTGGGAATGGACTGGAAGGCAAGCAGTATGAGAAAAAAGAAAACTACATCATTCCTTCCACTGACAAGCTTGCTCTCCGCGATCTGCAGGGCTTGAATCAGATATTGATGTTTGTACCGGAGGACAAAACCCTTCGCGTGCAACAGACACCTGTCCGTGAAAAAGTTGCACAGGTACAGAAAGCCAACGAAGAGATTGTCATTGCCAATCCTGGCGAACCGCTGATCTCTGATGTTTATGCTCAGAAAGGGCCGCAGCTGGACAATATCATTAACGATGCACGTATCAAATATATTGTAGGTCAGATTGATGAGAAAGGATTCGAAGATGCTGTTACCCTGTGGAAGAACAACGGCGGAGATGATTATGTGAAAGAAGTCAATGAACTGTACGCTGCACTGAAGTAG